gaggggttttttgaatctgttttgtatggacttctacagatactagataattttagggaacccgttgggaatcgttGTATCATCCGCCACTGGTAGACATGACATGTCTCAGTGGCAGTGGCTGAATAACCAGCCTCATTAAAAGCAGCCATCTACACTGTCTTTTTGATACACAAGGACATTACCTTGTAAGTCTCCTTGCTCTGCATGGAGGAGCCAAACAATAAtacaacttatttatttaaaaaatatcaacATTATTGATTGAATAGAAAAGGAAAAGCAGATCAGATACAAGCAATCATTCTGAGTTTGTTTGTTTCTATATTCATATTATGTGATATTATGCCCGTTAGATTGCTTAGTGCTTGAAAACAGATTAACATAAGTAGTAGATAAGTAATAGTAGTGAATCTTAAGTATCCACCTACCCAATAGCAAACAAGATAATACAGTGCTGTAATGTCTTGCTTGCCATTGCTAGTAAATAATGTAGATGTGGAAACTAATGTAtttggagcctcgtctgccaacaaaccatactctggtttggcagaagttataatttagttttaagttttaggtttgaataaacatttatttcatcatGTGTTCATTAGTCCCCTACCTAGATGAATGGATGGGACATAAGCCATAGCCTTTATGGTCAGATGTCCTAATAGTAGTACAAAATATAACcaatgaaattgaaaaaaacagttgattttgttttgtttcaactaattaagaaaaaacaaaaatttgcTATAATTGCTATTAATTAACATGGGTTCAGATTGGTTTTGCAATTTTCCTTGTAGGGTGGAGAGCACTCTTatgtattactagcttttgcccgcggcttcgctcgcattaaattcaaaaattgtgaaatactccatacaaacttccaccccccgttTTATGGAAGTGGggggtaagaaagagacaaaatgtagcctatgtcactctccatcccttcaactatatccacttaaaaaatcacatcaatttgtcgctccgttttgccgtgaaagacggacaaacaaacagatacacacactttcccatttataatattagtattgatgTATGAGGTCAGAGTTTACTTATAAAGGCTGATTGTTTATTAGGCAAGCTTTTAAGAACCTTTATTTCAACAATAATTGTTAGAGATCTATAAATTAGTAATACTGATTGCTTTAGTTGTGAGATGAATACCTAATTTTATATCTGTGGGGGTCTTAAATATCAGCAAAGAAAATGTATCTACTACACTTACTAGTTTACACCTTCCCGTGTTTTCTACTTGTGGCTGAACTTCCAATCCTGTCTGCACATAGGACACTGCTGTTGGGGCTGGGACTGCAACCACTTCACGATGCAGTGGATATGGAAACAATGCCGACACGCGCCCCAAACTAGCGGACAGTCGTCGCCAGGTAACTTGCAGTCCGGACAGCAACTATCGAAAGGCATGCGACAGATCCCGCAGTTGTCGTCGTTGGCGATCCAACGCCACGTCGCGACCCCCGTCCAACCTAcacaaaaatgtatttatggATTATTCCCGTAcgacacaaacaaaacaaaccgATTCAAGGCCCAGTAGGGTACTGACTTTTAACTGTCACTTTCATATCGTGTTGATATCATCACTGTTTGGTGTTAGAGTTTTAGATGTCCGTGTAATTAAATGTAACGTTGAATGAGACGAAATAATTACGAATACTTAATCAATAATACATAAAAAGCGCGTCGCACGGTTATAACCGCTATCGAAACATGAAAAATTGTTTGACAGTGACAAGTATTTTTGAcattcgatttaaaaaaaaatggattgaATACAAGATTTTTTAGCCACCACAGATAAACGTACGTGTCATAACAAACTATCGGTCCATACATGGATACATAACAtcaaatactatatactataatcatcgacctacaatagggactgagctcacactttttttgccatactaaattgaaccttatcaccggcgcataaaggcgttcttgacagacAAGCAacagtgtgtccacatgagagggtcaaagttggggctggtgtccctctcgcacgtgtgaccagtgttaaaaaattactatagtagtagtatttttacctgtatgataactaagtttataaactacttaaattattttcgtattatatcgaggcaagggtattaataccttgtaacgaattggtaagtcattattatgaagccataaaaccaaaaaattgcgcaattattaaaaacctttaattgggtattagtagatttggtagtaactttgaatattgactggtatccccaaatgatgacagtgatgacgtcattcaaatgattttgatagtggtaataagtgcgagagggacaccagccccaactttaacctctcatgtggacacactttttggcctaactactcattctggtttaattataattctgtgactataatacgtgcagcttctgacgtttcccatacattggaacggcaacaattttactagcgccatctagcggtacgagttgatcaaagtagttgttcagacttattttagtaaattaaaatagaaaatgctattacttgatctactttaacatttttagacggaataaaacaaaaaaataagaatatgtgactttttttaattttatactgtatgaaactaaactatttctttcaactcatgccgctaggagcgctagtgtgcatgttgccaactttggcaccaagctgcacgtattaactcgtagagtttacatagtatttgataACATACACTTACTAATAAAAAGTGATATATCTTCCTCACTTTAACTAATAAGTGCGTCGCAACAAGGTCACTTTGTAATGCGGTCATCTGTAGACACTTTATTAACGACTTTTTAGTGCTAACTAGTGACCAACTAGTGACCGACCAAAGGTTCGGTTTCGGCTTCGGCCagtttcagacaaaaaaaccgaaacttacaaaattatatagcctgacaagtttttatttgaccctcgccgcgttgcggatttttagctgaactaataa
This genomic window from Leguminivora glycinivorella isolate SPB_JAAS2020 chromosome 1, LegGlyc_1.1, whole genome shotgun sequence contains:
- the LOC125228729 gene encoding anaphase-promoting complex subunit 11-like isoform X3 gives rise to the protein MKVTVKSWTGVATWRWIANDDNCGICRMPFDSCCPDCKLPGDDCPLVWGACRHCFHIHCIVKWLQSQPQQQCPMCRQDWKFSHK